In one window of Ruminococcus albus AD2013 DNA:
- a CDS encoding O-antigen ligase family protein, translating to MAKDKKTDTLNKGHKHLFGSTEKSDFILNMDFDGAQKMCSRFCMLAVLIISLVLIPAYYTQHIEMYVEENMPHYLGDNFIFYSASMVMLMGGLGYLVFDVARQKGLVDLKNNKTLILPILLLVSTLVSALAAGSKHDSLLGYIGRHDGFLMTLGWLGLFAAAAALSDGKRKKALSDLIVGMGTFQAIVGIIEAIPAVSSVTSNYFENLFLYPSTTDVADASKGEIFISQEENYTSFGVYLKGRIASGFLTSPHALAAFLSVAFALAIGGAAFDDNKKRRILYCIAAPIMAAAACLTDVYAGVLGIGAASFIVLILAVVKAAKGGKGALAVFIPLAVSGIAAGALFGTGTAEFNDEKVIFTDSYVVRSIGHYERYDYVYGMADKETDTRGIYDYLFGDAVNVISDRPALGVGPDNGIYHLSKYNLTMDRSYNEYMDTAMQKGVLTLILYAVFLIATLIKGIKLAAGFINGKTDWVSAAAFAAVLAYMAQAWFNTTWFSATYIMFIAAGLCWDISVKGKNCKV from the coding sequence ATGGCAAAGGATAAAAAAACAGATACGCTGAATAAGGGGCATAAGCACCTGTTCGGCTCTACGGAAAAATCAGATTTTATTCTGAATATGGACTTTGACGGTGCTCAGAAGATGTGCAGCCGTTTCTGTATGCTGGCAGTGCTTATAATATCGCTGGTGCTGATACCTGCGTATTATACCCAGCATATCGAGATGTATGTTGAGGAGAATATGCCTCACTATCTCGGTGATAATTTTATATTCTATTCGGCATCGATGGTCATGCTTATGGGCGGACTGGGCTATCTGGTGTTTGATGTGGCCAGACAGAAGGGTCTGGTCGATCTTAAAAACAACAAGACACTGATACTGCCGATACTGTTGCTTGTTTCGACGCTGGTATCGGCACTGGCGGCAGGCAGCAAGCACGATTCTCTGCTGGGCTACATCGGCAGACATGATGGTTTTCTCATGACTCTCGGCTGGCTGGGACTTTTTGCCGCGGCGGCAGCACTCAGCGACGGCAAGCGTAAAAAAGCGCTCTCGGATCTTATCGTAGGTATGGGAACATTTCAGGCGATAGTCGGTATTATCGAAGCTATCCCCGCGGTATCATCTGTTACAAGCAATTACTTTGAAAATCTTTTCCTCTATCCCAGTACGACCGATGTTGCAGATGCTTCAAAGGGAGAGATATTCATATCTCAGGAAGAGAACTATACATCTTTCGGCGTATACTTAAAGGGCAGGATCGCAAGCGGATTTTTAACCTCGCCCCATGCGCTGGCAGCTTTTCTTTCGGTGGCATTTGCACTGGCTATAGGCGGCGCGGCTTTTGATGATAACAAAAAGCGCAGGATACTTTACTGTATTGCCGCTCCGATAATGGCAGCTGCCGCTTGTCTGACAGATGTTTATGCAGGTGTTCTCGGCATAGGAGCAGCTTCGTTTATCGTGCTTATCCTGGCAGTTGTCAAGGCGGCAAAGGGCGGCAAGGGCGCACTTGCAGTGTTCATTCCTCTGGCTGTATCGGGTATTGCGGCAGGCGCACTTTTCGGAACAGGCACAGCTGAGTTCAATGATGAAAAAGTCATCTTTACCGACAGTTATGTTGTTAGGTCGATAGGTCACTATGAAAGATATGACTACGTATACGGCATGGCTGATAAGGAGACTGATACCCGTGGTATCTATGATTACCTCTTTGGTGATGCGGTAAATGTTATCTCTGACAGACCTGCGCTGGGCGTTGGTCCAGATAACGGGATTTATCATCTCTCAAAATATAATCTCACCATGGACCGCAGCTATAACGAGTACATGGATACCGCTATGCAGAAGGGTGTTCTCACACTGATACTGTATGCTGTTTTCCTTATCGCTACATTGATAAAGGGTATAAAGCTTGCAGCAGGCTTCATCAATGGCAAGACTGACTGGGTATCTGCGGCAGCATTTGCGGCGGTACTGGCGTATATGGCTCAGGCCTGGTTCAACACCACCTGGTTCAGTGCGACATACATAATGTTCATAGCAGCAGGTCTTTGCTGGGATATTTCTGTTAAGGGAAAGAACTGTAAGGTATAA
- a CDS encoding GntR family transcriptional regulator — protein sequence MDNYKYLMIVDWVKEHIASKGLKPNERFLTEKQLCEIHGVSRQTVRQALMLLESENVIVRVRGSGTFVGNRSAVSPSVSIRGSIGVISTYFSDYIFPHIVTGVESVLGSAGCTMQLAITHNQVYEETQALESMLANGVQGLIVEPSKSALPNPNMDLYAKLRREKIPLVFFNAKYPWADQPCVAMDDEAAGRTVTDYLFDCGHTKIAGVFALDDVQGHKRYSGFMQSCLTHGIRESERNVIWFATSEKNDIFSYTQDKLLGLLKDKSAVVCYNDKIAVKMLKLCRDNGIRVPEDISVVGIDDSRYASICEVPLTTVHHPQKKLGEAAAKLLLDMIEGRETSPKDMLFTPELVVRESVADLKMGSTIQSVQRKKGMK from the coding sequence ATGGACAATTATAAATATCTGATGATCGTGGATTGGGTAAAAGAACATATAGCGTCCAAGGGGCTGAAACCCAATGAACGTTTTCTTACCGAAAAGCAGCTTTGTGAGATCCACGGTGTCAGCAGGCAGACAGTCAGGCAGGCGCTGATGCTGCTTGAAAGTGAGAATGTCATAGTCCGTGTCCGCGGCAGCGGTACTTTTGTGGGAAACAGGTCAGCTGTATCTCCGTCTGTATCCATAAGGGGCAGCATAGGGGTGATATCCACTTATTTCAGCGATTACATATTCCCGCATATAGTTACGGGAGTTGAGAGTGTGCTGGGCAGTGCGGGCTGCACCATGCAGCTGGCGATAACTCACAATCAGGTGTATGAGGAGACTCAGGCGCTTGAAAGTATGCTGGCAAACGGTGTGCAGGGTCTGATAGTAGAGCCTTCAAAGAGCGCTTTGCCGAATCCGAATATGGACCTTTATGCGAAACTCAGACGCGAGAAGATACCGCTGGTATTCTTCAATGCGAAGTATCCCTGGGCAGATCAGCCCTGCGTTGCTATGGATGACGAAGCCGCAGGCAGGACGGTCACGGATTATCTGTTCGACTGCGGACATACAAAGATAGCAGGTGTTTTTGCACTGGACGATGTTCAGGGACACAAGCGTTACAGCGGATTCATGCAGAGCTGTCTTACGCATGGGATACGCGAATCGGAGCGGAATGTAATATGGTTCGCGACCTCCGAAAAAAATGATATTTTCAGCTATACGCAGGATAAGCTTCTGGGTCTGCTGAAGGACAAGAGCGCAGTTGTATGCTACAACGACAAGATAGCCGTGAAGATGCTGAAACTTTGCAGGGATAACGGCATAAGAGTGCCCGAGGATATATCTGTGGTGGGCATAGATGATTCAAGGTATGCTTCCATCTGCGAGGTGCCGCTGACTACGGTGCATCATCCGCAGAAAAAGCTGGGCGAGGCTGCTGCAAAGCTGCTTCTTGATATGATTGAAGGGCGGGAAACATCGCCTAAGGATATGCTGTTCACTCCCGAACTTGTGGTGAGAGAGTCGGTGGCAGACCTGAAAATGGGAAGTACGATACAATCGGTTCAGAGGAAAAAGGGTATGAAATAA
- a CDS encoding DUF3592 domain-containing protein, which translates to MAVRRNTKSSPGFTIFFGLIWVIVAIVIFSVSNKTNNMRKRCTQSTTGVVQSVRSERRTRKSGKHHRTTYYVYVTGYEFEANGKEYSGSSTLSASERLDTGATLKVTYNPSNPAKDHYSNYDNSGTGGMVVSGFLGVIGIIVVISGFAQKARQGGSGFSRAAASGTGVVLNGFNGNNNYNYNTYNSNGYNNNGYNNGYNNNFNSNYNNGYNDPNSYNTNYNNDYNNSYNTYDNNFNNGYNNNYNNNYNNNYNNDYNNSYSNNNVYSGSSNNYNDFNQLN; encoded by the coding sequence ATGGCTGTAAGAAGAAATACAAAATCAAGTCCCGGATTTACTATATTCTTTGGTTTGATATGGGTGATCGTTGCGATAGTTATATTCTCCGTCAGCAACAAAACGAATAATATGCGCAAGCGCTGCACTCAGTCCACAACAGGTGTGGTTCAGTCTGTACGATCGGAGCGCAGGACAAGAAAATCCGGCAAGCACCACAGAACAACATATTATGTTTATGTTACCGGATATGAATTCGAGGCTAACGGCAAGGAATATTCAGGCAGCTCAACTCTCAGCGCATCTGAGAGACTTGACACGGGCGCTACCCTTAAAGTAACCTATAACCCTTCAAACCCTGCCAAAGATCATTATTCAAACTATGACAACAGCGGCACAGGCGGTATGGTCGTATCGGGCTTTTTAGGTGTGATAGGCATTATCGTCGTTATCAGCGGCTTTGCCCAGAAAGCAAGACAGGGCGGCTCCGGTTTTAGCAGAGCGGCAGCATCAGGCACAGGTGTTGTACTGAATGGCTTTAACGGCAATAACAACTACAATTACAACACCTATAACAGCAACGGATACAATAACAACGGATATAATAACGGCTACAATAATAATTTTAACAGCAACTACAACAACGGATACAACGATCCAAACAGCTACAACACCAATTACAATAACGACTATAATAACAGCTATAATACCTACGACAACAATTTCAACAACGGTTACAATAATAACTATAACAACAATTACAATAACAACTACAATAACGATTATAACAACAGCTACAGCAATAACAACGTATACAGCGGCAGCAGCAACAATTATAATGACTTCAATCAGCTGAACTGA
- the rny gene encoding ribonuclease Y gives MSVGLVIALCVAALVLGAAISGYICFKKGIDYRKETAEAAIGSAEAEAEKIVEEAKKNAETLKKSALVEAKDEIHKSRQETEKELKERRSEVSRQERRIQQKEESIDKKLDNLEKKEETLQKKLKSADEKVAEAERIKHSQLDMLEKISGLTVDQAKEYLLAQLEGDLVHEKAVKIANYDAQIKDECDAKARQYISLAIARCAADQVSETAVSVVALPNDEMKGRIIGREGRNIRTIETLTGVDLIIDDTPEAITISCFDQVRREVARIALEKLIQDGRIHPTRIEEMVEKAKREVELKIKQEGERAVLETNVHGLNHELIKLLGRLRFRTSYRQNVLNHSIEVAHLAGMMASELGVDANLARRAGLLHDIGKALSYEIEGSHVQIGVDVCKKYKENADVIHAIEAHHGDVETRTVVAALVQAADAISAARPGARSENYENYIKRLQKLEEICTSYDGVEKSFAIQAGREVRIMIQPEKINDEKMVLVAREIAKRIETEMDYPGQIKVNLIRESRVVEYAK, from the coding sequence ATGAGTGTCGGATTGGTAATAGCACTTTGTGTAGCGGCTCTTGTTCTTGGCGCAGCTATCAGTGGCTACATTTGTTTTAAGAAGGGAATCGACTATCGTAAGGAAACTGCCGAAGCAGCTATAGGCTCGGCTGAAGCAGAAGCGGAAAAGATAGTAGAGGAAGCGAAGAAAAACGCAGAGACTCTTAAAAAGTCAGCATTGGTGGAAGCAAAGGACGAAATACATAAGTCCCGCCAGGAAACTGAAAAAGAGCTGAAAGAAAGAAGAAGTGAAGTATCCAGACAGGAAAGACGTATCCAGCAGAAGGAAGAGAGCATCGACAAGAAGCTGGACAATCTGGAAAAGAAGGAAGAAACGCTTCAGAAAAAGCTGAAGTCCGCCGACGAGAAGGTGGCTGAGGCTGAACGCATCAAGCATTCACAGCTGGATATGCTGGAGAAGATATCTGGTCTGACAGTAGATCAGGCTAAGGAATATCTGCTGGCACAGCTTGAGGGTGATCTGGTACATGAGAAGGCTGTCAAGATAGCTAACTATGACGCGCAGATCAAGGACGAGTGCGATGCCAAGGCAAGACAGTATATTTCGCTTGCTATTGCGAGATGTGCGGCAGATCAGGTGTCTGAGACTGCTGTATCTGTTGTGGCGCTGCCCAACGATGAGATGAAGGGTAGGATAATCGGACGCGAGGGAAGGAATATCCGTACCATTGAAACTCTTACCGGCGTTGACCTTATAATCGACGATACCCCCGAGGCTATCACCATTTCCTGCTTCGATCAGGTAAGGCGTGAGGTCGCAAGGATAGCCCTTGAAAAGCTTATCCAGGACGGCCGTATCCACCCCACCCGTATCGAAGAAATGGTCGAGAAAGCCAAGCGAGAAGTGGAACTCAAGATCAAGCAGGAGGGTGAAAGAGCTGTACTGGAGACCAATGTACACGGTCTTAATCACGAGCTCATCAAGTTGCTGGGTCGTCTGAGATTCCGTACCAGCTACCGTCAGAACGTGCTCAATCACTCTATCGAGGTTGCACATCTGGCAGGCATGATGGCATCAGAACTGGGTGTTGATGCAAATCTCGCAAGAAGAGCAGGACTGCTCCATGATATAGGTAAGGCACTGAGCTATGAGATCGAAGGCTCTCATGTTCAGATAGGCGTAGATGTATGTAAGAAGTACAAGGAAAATGCCGATGTTATCCATGCTATCGAAGCACACCACGGCGACGTTGAAACAAGAACTGTCGTTGCGGCTCTGGTTCAGGCGGCAGATGCTATCTCCGCGGCAAGACCCGGCGCGAGAAGCGAGAACTATGAAAACTATATCAAGAGATTACAGAAGCTTGAAGAGATCTGTACTTCCTATGACGGCGTAGAGAAATCTTTCGCTATACAGGCAGGCAGAGAGGTAAGGATCATGATTCAGCCCGAAAAGATCAACGATGAAAAGATGGTCTTGGTGGCAAGGGAGATCGCAAAGAGGATAGAAACAGAGATGGACTATCCGGGACAGATCAAGGTGAACCTTATCAGAGAGAGCAGAGTAGTGGAGTATGCCAAGTAA
- a CDS encoding nucleoside phosphorylase, with translation MASILDGQRQFHIQTLPEEVGRYVILPGDPGRVPKIAALLDNAVQVANNREFNVYTGTLDGEKVTVCSTGIGGPSAAIAVEELAKCGADTFVRIGTCGGIDLKIWGGDLIIANSAIRAEGTSYEYLPIGYPASADYSVLRALADSAEELSSDENGNRYHVGVVHSKDSFYGQVEPERSGVADYLLPRWKSFVKCGCLSSEMECAAIYSVGMVLGVRCGCVLTALWNMERSKQGLPDTLTDDSSRGIKCAVEAIRKLIRQDKA, from the coding sequence ATGGCATCTATTCTTGACGGACAGCGACAGTTCCACATACAGACACTTCCCGAGGAAGTAGGCAGATACGTTATCCTTCCCGGCGACCCGGGGCGTGTGCCGAAAATAGCAGCGCTTCTGGATAATGCTGTACAGGTGGCCAATAACCGCGAATTCAACGTATACACAGGAACACTTGACGGTGAAAAGGTCACGGTATGTTCAACAGGTATCGGCGGGCCTTCTGCGGCGATAGCTGTGGAAGAGCTTGCAAAATGCGGTGCGGATACCTTCGTCCGCATAGGCACCTGCGGCGGTATAGACCTTAAAATATGGGGCGGCGACCTCATAATCGCAAACAGCGCAATACGTGCCGAGGGTACTTCATACGAGTATCTGCCCATAGGCTATCCTGCGTCGGCAGATTATTCAGTACTTAGGGCACTGGCTGACAGCGCCGAAGAACTTTCTTCGGATGAGAACGGCAACCGCTATCACGTAGGTGTTGTACACTCAAAGGACAGCTTTTACGGTCAGGTCGAGCCCGAGCGTTCGGGTGTGGCTGACTATCTTCTGCCCCGCTGGAAGAGCTTTGTAAAATGCGGCTGTCTTTCTTCGGAAATGGAGTGTGCGGCGATATACTCGGTAGGCATGGTTCTCGGTGTACGCTGCGGATGTGTACTCACAGCCCTGTGGAACATGGAGCGCTCCAAACAAGGCTTGCCCGACACCCTGACAGACGACAGTTCACGTGGAATCAAATGCGCAGTAGAAGCCATAAGAAAGTTGATACGCCAGGACAAGGCATAA
- a CDS encoding L-aspartate oxidase produces MSKNYDVIIAGCGAAGLYGAVNLPADLKVLVLAKRDLTLCNSALAQGGIAGVYKSPEDSPEYHKEDTFIAGGFENDPDSTEVLVTEAAQDIDRIIQLGVEFDKKPDGDYHRTLEGGHGKHRIFHHKDATGYEIETKLLAYVQTLPNVEIWENALMCDCQKVGDGFSFLVLKDDEYITCNSHKAIFATGGIGRVYEFTTNSAIATGDGITKAYEMGAKIKHLSYIQFHPTAFNNRKTRECFLISEAVRGEGAYLLNCKKERFMQNYDRRLELAPRDVVSHSIIFEAKKTGSDEFYIDISHKDPEFVKNRFPMIYKNLLEAGYDMTKEPVPIFPCHHYLMGGINVDTFARTNIDGLYACGECSHTGVHGNNRLASNSLLEALVFSRRAAQDIAEKIDRNKELKSFDYKIDENAEHIPSGLRREIRSIMQKAYFVLPDIGSLQDSLTRVAHIREMLVKGNFKIDRDYIEAKSLATVAYIVLTEAVEIAFESVPLDYVDYEHGF; encoded by the coding sequence ATGAGCAAAAATTATGATGTTATCATCGCAGGCTGCGGCGCCGCAGGTCTGTACGGGGCAGTAAATCTCCCTGCCGATCTGAAAGTTCTCGTGCTGGCTAAGCGCGATCTCACGCTGTGCAATTCCGCACTGGCTCAGGGCGGTATCGCAGGCGTTTACAAAAGCCCGGAGGATTCTCCCGAGTATCACAAGGAGGATACCTTTATAGCAGGCGGTTTTGAGAACGATCCCGACTCTACCGAGGTACTTGTTACCGAGGCTGCTCAGGATATCGACAGGATAATACAGCTTGGCGTTGAATTCGATAAGAAGCCCGACGGTGACTATCACCGCACTCTTGAGGGCGGTCACGGCAAGCACCGTATCTTCCACCACAAGGACGCTACGGGCTATGAGATAGAAACAAAGCTTCTGGCTTATGTGCAGACTCTCCCCAACGTTGAGATATGGGAGAACGCACTGATGTGCGACTGCCAGAAAGTCGGTGACGGTTTCTCTTTCCTTGTGCTTAAAGACGATGAATATATAACCTGCAATTCCCACAAAGCGATCTTCGCAACCGGCGGCATAGGCAGAGTTTACGAGTTCACAACAAATTCAGCCATAGCTACGGGTGACGGTATAACAAAGGCTTATGAGATGGGTGCCAAGATAAAGCACCTGAGCTATATACAGTTCCACCCCACCGCTTTCAACAACCGCAAGACAAGGGAATGCTTCCTGATATCCGAGGCTGTTCGCGGCGAGGGCGCTTATCTGCTCAACTGCAAAAAGGAAAGATTCATGCAGAACTACGACCGCAGACTTGAGCTTGCTCCCCGTGACGTGGTTTCCCATTCTATCATATTTGAAGCCAAGAAAACAGGTTCAGACGAATTCTACATAGACATATCCCACAAGGATCCCGAGTTCGTAAAGAACCGTTTCCCGATGATATACAAGAACCTGCTTGAAGCAGGCTATGATATGACCAAGGAGCCTGTGCCGATATTCCCCTGCCACCACTACCTTATGGGCGGCATAAATGTGGATACTTTTGCAAGAACGAATATCGACGGTCTGTACGCCTGCGGCGAATGCTCACACACAGGTGTTCACGGCAATAACAGACTTGCAAGCAACTCTCTGCTTGAAGCCCTTGTATTCTCTCGCCGTGCGGCACAAGATATCGCTGAAAAGATAGACAGGAATAAGGAGCTGAAAAGCTTCGATTACAAGATAGACGAGAATGCCGAGCATATCCCATCGGGACTGCGACGCGAGATAAGATCCATCATGCAGAAGGCATACTTTGTACTGCCTGATATAGGCAGTCTTCAGGACAGCCTTACAAGGGTAGCACACATCCGCGAGATGCTTGTGAAAGGCAACTTCAAGATAGACCGCGATTATATCGAAGCCAAAAGCCTTGCAACAGTGGCTTATATAGTCCTGACAGAGGCAGTTGAGATAGCTTTTGAAAGTGTTCCCCTGGACTACGTTGACTACGAACACGGATTCTGA
- the nadC gene encoding carboxylating nicotinate-nucleotide diphosphorylase produces MRLMQFQIDDIIKTALLEDINYIDVTTDLLVSDDAVSTAKYVSKDEGVLCGIEVALRVFKLLDDRVSFRIFIHDGEVVQKGDIIAEITGPTRALLKGERTALNLVQHMSGIATATNKCVQLIAGTKASVADTRKTLPGLRAIQKYAVTVGGGKNHRYNLSDCAMLKDTHLDAYGSMTGAVNALREKVGHTVKIEVEVADMDMLKEALDLGVEIIMLDNMSNEEMAEAVKLTNGRALLEASGNVTEKTIRGIAETGVDIISLGALTHSVKAFDISMKMVK; encoded by the coding sequence ATGAGACTTATGCAATTCCAGATAGATGATATCATCAAAACAGCACTGCTGGAAGATATCAATTACATCGACGTGACCACCGACCTGCTGGTGAGCGATGACGCTGTAAGCACTGCAAAGTACGTTTCAAAGGACGAAGGTGTGCTCTGCGGCATCGAGGTAGCTCTGAGAGTTTTCAAACTGCTGGACGACAGAGTGTCCTTCCGTATTTTTATACATGACGGCGAAGTTGTACAAAAAGGCGACATCATCGCTGAGATAACAGGTCCTACAAGGGCACTGCTGAAAGGCGAGCGTACAGCGCTTAATCTTGTACAGCATATGTCGGGCATAGCTACCGCTACAAACAAGTGCGTACAGCTTATCGCAGGCACTAAGGCAAGCGTGGCAGATACCAGAAAAACTCTCCCCGGACTCAGGGCTATACAGAAGTATGCCGTTACTGTCGGCGGCGGAAAAAATCACCGCTATAATCTTTCCGACTGCGCTATGCTGAAAGATACTCATCTTGATGCTTATGGCAGCATGACAGGCGCAGTTAATGCCCTGCGTGAAAAAGTCGGTCACACCGTCAAGATAGAAGTTGAAGTAGCCGATATGGATATGCTTAAAGAAGCTCTTGACCTCGGTGTTGAGATAATCATGCTGGATAATATGTCCAACGAGGAAATGGCAGAAGCCGTTAAACTGACAAACGGCAGGGCTCTGCTTGAAGCTTCGGGAAATGTTACCGAAAAAACTATCCGCGGCATAGCTGAAACAGGCGTTGATATAATCTCTCTCGGTGCGCTGACACACTCTGTCAAAGCATTCGATATTTCCATGAAGATGGTAAAATGA
- a CDS encoding DUF3592 domain-containing protein codes for MIFFFGIYTNNMRERCTESTTGVVKSVKKLRVTKKTGTHRTETHYWYKTTYEFKVDGKVYSGRSTLDEKRRLYEGSPLHVNYNPSKPGKEHYTTLDDDCTGKFAVSVFFGVIGVIILAAGIKDKARFNRSNGINADLNGMNNTDKC; via the coding sequence GTGATATTTTTTTTCGGCATCTACACGAATAATATGCGTGAGCGCTGTACCGAATCCACAACAGGTGTGGTAAAATCTGTAAAAAAATTGAGAGTAACAAAAAAAACCGGCACGCACAGAACAGAAACACATTATTGGTATAAGACCACATACGAATTTAAAGTTGACGGCAAGGTGTATTCGGGACGTTCTACTCTCGATGAAAAACGGAGACTTTATGAGGGCAGTCCGTTGCATGTGAATTACAATCCATCAAAGCCCGGTAAAGAGCACTATACCACATTAGATGACGATTGTACAGGAAAATTTGCAGTTTCGGTATTTTTCGGTGTGATAGGCGTTATTATCCTGGCCGCAGGCATTAAGGATAAAGCACGATTTAACAGATCGAATGGCATAAACGCCGATTTGAATGGTATGAACAACACTGACAAGTGTTGA
- a CDS encoding suppressor of fused domain protein, translated as MTVGKPETSGWDAITAEFERIYPDQKAPIHYGTIVPYELGGNDPLNGISIYDGGDFWHFVTYGLSELYEKESQDKEWSGFGYELTFKLKKGCYTPENEANELKCVAGLLQQIARITFKNGEIFQNNEYLYTGQTAGIDFEQKSPLTGFICINDPSVNTLETPNGRVEFIEMIGMTDAELKTLGSHDSVAEIYQKLGSDVTDYYRKSIV; from the coding sequence ATGACAGTCGGAAAACCTGAGACCAGCGGCTGGGACGCTATAACCGCAGAATTTGAAAGGATATATCCTGACCAGAAAGCACCTATACACTATGGCACCATAGTGCCGTATGAACTGGGCGGCAATGACCCGCTGAACGGTATAAGCATCTATGACGGCGGCGATTTCTGGCACTTTGTCACCTACGGACTTTCGGAACTTTATGAAAAAGAAAGCCAGGACAAAGAGTGGAGCGGATTCGGCTATGAGCTGACATTCAAACTGAAAAAGGGCTGCTACACCCCCGAAAACGAAGCAAACGAGCTGAAATGTGTCGCAGGACTTCTTCAGCAGATAGCAAGGATAACCTTCAAGAACGGCGAGATATTCCAGAACAACGAATACCTCTACACGGGTCAGACCGCAGGTATTGACTTTGAGCAGAAGTCTCCTCTGACAGGTTTCATCTGCATCAACGACCCGTCGGTGAACACACTTGAAACACCTAACGGCAGAGTGGAATTCATCGAAATGATCGGCATGACCGATGCTGAACTGAAAACTCTCGGTTCACATGACAGCGTGGCTGAGATATACCAAAAGCTCGGCAGCGATGTTACCGATTATTACAGAAAATCAATAGTATAA
- a CDS encoding DUF3592 domain-containing protein, with protein sequence MRVYRSYRGYSTSSALVIGLVMAIFILVGGIFGTIGIMLGKSIEKTKAQCTVSIEADVINYKYNNDGLSTPIYSYVYEGVNYQYSANSYSNHPPYSVGEKADIMIDPDSPQKAFVPTDKTTAFISMLFKIIGFSFAGIGVIVILVGLFLTHLGKKQAKNDDFSNYEQWQ encoded by the coding sequence ATGAGAGTATACAGATCATATCGTGGATATAGCACTTCATCTGCCTTAGTGATAGGCTTGGTAATGGCGATATTTATACTGGTGGGCGGGATATTCGGCACAATAGGTATCATGCTGGGCAAAAGCATCGAAAAAACAAAGGCACAATGCACTGTTTCCATCGAAGCCGATGTCATCAACTACAAATATAACAACGATGGTCTGTCTACACCGATATACAGCTATGTTTATGAGGGCGTGAACTACCAGTACTCCGCAAACTCATATTCAAATCACCCGCCTTACAGCGTAGGTGAAAAGGCTGACATCATGATAGACCCCGATTCTCCTCAGAAAGCTTTTGTACCAACCGATAAGACCACTGCTTTTATATCAATGCTTTTCAAGATCATAGGATTCAGCTTTGCAGGCATCGGTGTGATAGTAATTCTCGTGGGACTTTTCCTCACTCACCTTGGCAAGAAACAAGCAAAGAATGACGATTTCAGCAATTATGAACAGTGGCAGTAA